One stretch of Armigeres subalbatus isolate Guangzhou_Male chromosome 2, GZ_Asu_2, whole genome shotgun sequence DNA includes these proteins:
- the LOC134213670 gene encoding uncharacterized protein LOC134213670, producing the protein MASVAPLISMAASEKLSPTRKIPSPYRSTPVKNQYSRSSNKVSRNNTFIATSRGSAENGGDGLHFSDNVNDRQGKAKCASAGAVEGLKPQIESETCGDVVDIFKGEDITFSEGSEENHQVRERDTCPEVAPSSITEDILKKPSAIPVKTKTIVGRPIRSQRSFISGNDSKTIKFLLKLTTKSYFETLKYEIERIKDNERKIQDQVSSNAHSIMALINKGVEFDRKMEDLRAQNARLLIETREKDRAQQDTVNVITSELNELKSVCNLLLKNIEKDHELEILARKLRKSKRFDSNTYKMLRTQLRKPLKLTESRKALPTLVSNRSSTISSLTRERSEAALRRQRSKASQWSSAKQKNGWSSLSSMSSVETGSDMLTDIEITLDRKSRSTGTSRKSLKPSVVPTQDESDHKLPVKQIKTKKRTGLMKIFCCGSGTRTSKRVNDKKES; encoded by the exons ATGGCTTCCGTTGCGCCCTTGATCTCTATGGCGGCTTCCGAAAAACTATCGCCCACTCGGAAAATACCATCTCCCTATCGATCGACACCGGTCAAAAATCAGTATTCTAGATCTTCGAATAAAGTGTCCCGCAATAACACATTCATTGCAACCAGTCGTGGAAGTGCTGAGAACGGTGGTGATGGGCTTCACTTCTCAGACAATGTTAACGACCGTCAGGGTAAGGCTAAATGTGCCAGTGCTGGTGCCGTGGAAGGATTAAAGCCACAAATCGAGAGCGAAACATGTGGCGATGTGGTTGATATCTTCAAGGGAGAGGATATCACGTTTTCAG AAGGGTCAGAAGAAAATCATCAAGTAAGGGAGAGGGATACTTGTCCAGAGGTCGCTCCGTCTTCCATTACCGAAGATATATTGAAAAAACCCAGTGCGATCCCCGTCAAGACCAAAACGATCGTAGGACGTCCTATTCGATCCCAGCGTAGCTTTATCAGTGGGAATGACTCGAAAACCATCAAGTTTCTTCTAAAATTGACCACAAAAAGTTACTTCGAGACACTTAAGTACGAAATCGAGCGCATCAAAGACAATGAAAGGAAAATTCAGGATCAAGTAAGCTCAAATGCGCACTCGATCATGGCATTGATCAACAAAGGAGTTGAATTCGACCGCAAAATGGAAGACCTCCGTGCACAAAATGCTCGATTGCTGATAGAAACAAGAGAGAAAGATCGTGCACAGCAGGATACAGTTAACGTGATCACCAGCGAGTTGAACGAACTTAA ATCCGTCTGCAACCTACTCCtaaaaaacattgaaaaggaTCATGAGCTAGAAATTTTAGCCAGAAAACTCCGCAAGTCCAAGCGATTCGATTCAAACACATACAAAATGCTCAGGACTCAACTTCGGAAGCCGCTTAAGTTAACTGAATCGCGAAAAGCGCTTCCTACGTTGGTTTCAAACCGGTCGAGCACCATTTCTTCATTGACGCGAGAACGTAGCGAAGCAGCTTTGAGACGACAACGATCCAAGGCGTCCCAATGGTCCTCAGCAAAGCAAAAAAATGGATGGTCATCATTATCGAGCATGTCGTCGGTGGAGACTGGTTCGGATATGTTGACGGACATCGAAATAACTTTGGATAGGAAGAGCCGCAGCACTGGGACTTCGCGGAAAAGTTTAAAACCTTCAGTTGTGCCTACCCAAGACGAATCCG ATCATAAATTACCTGTGAAACAGATTAAAACGAAGAAACGAACTGGGCTAATGAAGATTTTCTGTTGTGGGAGCGGGACAAGAACTTCGAAGCGCGTTAACGACAAAAAAGAATCgtaa
- the LOC134213669 gene encoding xanthine dehydrogenase, translating to MAPTATSGDFLELFNDQQPLVFFVNGKKVIDPNPDPVCTLLVYLRDTLRLCGTKLGCAEGGCGACTVMVSRIDRTTNQVRHVAANACLTPLCAVHGMAVTTVEGIGSTRTRLHPVQERLAKAHGSQCGFCTPGIVMSMYALLRTSPVPTMKEMEVAFQGNLCRCTGYRAIIEGYKTFTQEFGIPYNGLAENGTSQNGTCAMGEQCCKNRNGTSNGCGVEVDDKLFDASEFAPFDPSQEPIFPPELKLSNSFDAESLVFRSGNTGWYRPTKLEHLLAIKKHHPGAKIIVGNTEVGVEVKFKHFEYPVLVYPTQIKELTEIVKLQDGLKVGSSVTLVEMERALREEIDVLPECETRLYKAIVDMLHYFAGKQIRNMASVGGNIMTGSPISDLNPIFTAAGIELEVASLDGGVRKVNMGDGFFTGYRRNIISPEEVLLSIFIFKTNSDQHFIAYKQAKRRDDDIAIVNGAFNVAFEPGTDIVKHCYLAFGGMAPTTVLAKKTGIALVGKKWNSELIELANELMVEELPLSPSAPGGMILYRRSLTLSLFFKAYLSISNTLSHTVSDHEPLPDREQSGGNTFHTLVPKSAQLFEKVSTDQPITDPIRRPKVHASAFKQVTGEAVYCDDIPKYTNELYLTLVISTKAHAKILSIDPSEALAMEGVHRFFSAADLTDEQNACGPVFHDEYVFWKDLVTSQGQTIGAIVADNQTISQKAARKVKIVYEELSPIIVTLEDAIAKESYYPGYPKSIVQGDIEKGFQQATHIIEGDCRMGGQEHFYLETQACVAVPKDSDEIEVFTSSQHPTEIQQHVAHALGIPSCKVVSRVKRLGGGFGGKESRAALVAIPAALAAYKLRRSVRCMLDRDEDMQVSGTRHPFYFTYKAGVDDKGKVLAADFKAYNNAGYSMDLSFSILERAMFHIQNAYKIPNLRVQGWVCKTNLPSNTAFRGFGGPQGMYAGETMMRHVARVLKRDYVELAELNMYQEGDKTHYNELIENCNVRRCWKEMLESSSFKDRKTALEKFNTQHRWRKRGISVVPTMFGIAFTAVHLNQTGALLHVYQDGAILLSHGGTEMGQGLYTKMIQVAATTLQVPFDTIHISETSTDKVPNTPATAASAGSDLNGMAVLNACKAINQRLAPYKKQYPDKDWKFWVNKAYFDRVSLSATGFYATPDIGYDFDTNSGNPFNYFTFGAACSEVEIDCLTGDHQVIRTDIVMDLGSSINPAIDIGQIEGGFMQGYGLFTLEEMVYSPTGTTFSRGPGVYKIPGFADIPGEFNVSLLTGAPNPRAVYSSKAVGEPPLFLASSTFFAIRNAISAARREEKLNDDFNMVSPATSSRIRMACQDKFTKKFVEATPGSFTPWNVMP from the exons GTTATTGACCCCAATCCCGATCCGGTATGCACCCTACTAGTATACCTTCGCGATACCCTCCGGTTATGTGGAACCAAACTGGGCTGCGCCGAGGGTGGGTGCGGCGCTTGCACGGTAATGGTGTCGAGAATCGATCGTACCACCAACCAGGTACGCCACGTGGCTGCCAACGCATGCCTCACGCCATTATGCGCCGTTCATGGAATGGCCGTTACAACCGTGGAAGGGATCGGAAGTACGCGCACTCGTCTACACCCGGTTCAAGAACGTCTCGCCAAAGCCCACGGATCGCAGTGCGGATTTTGTACCCCAGGAATCGTTATGTCTATGTACGCTCTGCTGAGAACTTCACCAGTACCAACTATGAAGGAAATGGAAGTGGCCTTCCAGGGAAATCTGTGTCGTTGTACCGGATACAGAGCAATCATCGAAGGTTACAAAACCTTCACGCAGGAATTCGGAATTCCATACAATGGATTGGCAGAGAATGGAACTTCCCAGAACGGGACCTGTGCTATGGGTGAGCAATGTTGCAAAAATCGTAACGGAACTTCAAATGGTTGCGGAGTGGAAGTTGACGACAAGCTGTTCGATGCCAGTGAGTTCGCACCCTTCGATCCTTCCCAAGAACCGATTTTTCCTCCAGAGTTGAAGCTGTCCAAttcatttgacgcagaatcacTGGTTTTCCGATCAGGCAACACAGGTTGGTACCGTCCAACGAAACTTGAGCATTTGCTTGCAATTAAGAAGCACCATCCTGGAGCGAAGATAATCGTCGGAAACACAGAAGTTGGAGTTGAGGTTAAGTTTAAACACTTTGAATATCCGGTACTGGTGTATCCGACTCAGATCAAAGAGTTGACCGAAATTGTGAAGCTCCAAGATGGACTGAAAGTGGGATCCTCTGTTACGTTGGTGGAGATGGAGCGAGCCTTGAGGGAAGAAATCGACGTTCTCCCCGAATGCGAAACTCGATTGTACAAAGCGATTGTTGATATGCTGCATTATTTCGCCGGGAAACAGATCCGAAACATGGCTTCGGTGGGTGGAAATATTATGACCGGAAGCCCAATCTCCGACCTGAATCCGATATTCACAGCCGCTGGTATTGA ATTGGAAGTGGCTAGTCTTGATGGTGGAGTTCGAAAGGTGAATATGGGAGATGGATTCTTCACAGGGTACCGTAGGAACATAATAAGTCCAGAAGAGGTGCTTTTATCGATATTCATTTTCAAAACCAATTCTGATCAACACTTCATAGCCTATAAACAAGCTAAACGGCGTGATGATGACATTGCTATCGTGAACGGTGCATTTAATGTAGCCTTCGAGCCAGGAACTGACATTGTTAAACATTGTTATCTGGCTTTTGGTGGAATGGCTCCAACGACCGTACTGGCTAAGAAAACTGGTATCGCATTGGTCGGCAAGAAGTGGAATAGTGAGCTAATCGAATTGGCTAATGAATTAATGGTTGAAGAGCTACCTCTCAGTCCCAGTGCTCCTGGTGGCATGATCCTTTATCGTCGATCATTGACGTTGAGTTTGTTTTTCAAGGCCTATCTGTCCATAAGTAACACACTTTCACATACTGTATCCGACCACGAGCCCCTGCCAGATCGGGAGCAAAGTGGAGGTAACACATTCCACACTTTAGTGCCTAAAAGTGCACAACTTTTTGAAAAGGTATCAACTGATCAACCGATCACTGATCCAATACGTAGACCAAAGGTTCATGCGTCAGCTTTCAAACAAGTTACTGGTGAAGCAGTTTATTGCGACGACATTCCCAAGTACACCAATGAGCTTTATCTGACACTGGTAATTAGCACTAAAGCGCATGCAAAAATACTGTCTATCGACCCTTCAGAAGCTCTGGCAATGGAAGGGGTGCACCGTTTCTTCTCTGCAGCTGATCTTACCGATGAACAGAATGCTTGCGGACCCGTATTTCATGACGAATACGTTTTCTGGAAAGATCTGGTTACCAGTCAAGGTCAGACCATCGGGGCGATCGTCGCAGATAACCAAACGATCTCCCAAAAGGCAGCTCGGAAGGTGAAAATCGTCTATGAGGAGCTTTCGCCGATCATTGTCACGCTTGAAGATGCTATCGCAAAGGAGTCGTACTATCCAGGTTATCCGAAGAGCATCGTTCAAGGCGATATCGAGAAAGGTTTTCAGCAAGCAACGCATATCATCGAAGGTGATTGCCGAATGGGCGGCCAGGAGCACTTTTACTTGGAGACTCAAGCATGCGTAGCCGTACCGAAGGATTCGGATGAGATAGAAGTATTTACATCGTCGCAGCATCCAACCGAAATTCAACAGCACGTAGCTCATGCGTTGGGCATTCCCTCGTGCAAGGTTGTTTCACGTGTTAAGAGATTGGGTGGAGGTTTCGGCGGGAAGGAGTCAAGAGCAGCTCTTGTAGCCATTCCGGCAGCGTTGGCGGCTTACAAGCTTCGACGCTCGGTTCGTTGTATGTTGGATCGTGACGAAGATATGCAAGTCAGTGGTACTCGGCATCCGTTCTACTTTACTTACAAGGCGGGAGTCGATGACAAGGGTAAGGTGTTGGCAGCTGATTTTAAGGCGTACAACAACGCTGGCTATTCGATGGATTTGTCCTTTTCG ATTCTAGAGAGAGCAATGTTTCACATTCAGAATGCGTATAAGATACCAAACTTGCGGGTTCAGGGATGGGTCTGCAAGACAAATCTTCCGTCGAATACAGCTTTTCGAGGTTTTGGAGGTCCACAGGGTATGTATGCTGGTGAAACTATGATGAGACACGTGGCACGAGTTCTCAAGCGAGACTACGTAGAGTTAGCTGAGCTGAATATGTACCAGGAAGGAGATAAGACACACTACAATGAATTGATTGAGAATTGCAACGTTCGAAG ATGTTGGAAAGAGATGCTCGAATCGTCAAGCTTCAAGGATCGGAAGACTGCGTTGGAGAAGTTCAACACGCAGCATCGTTGGCGTAAACGCGGCATTAGTGTAGTGCCTACGATGTTTGGAATTGCCTTCACGGCAGTACACCTTAACCAAACAGGAGCCTTGCTTCACGTATACCAAGATGGTGCAATTTTGTTATCTCATGGTGGAACCGAGATGGGGCAAGGACTATACACCAAGATgattcaagttgctgcaaccacaCTGCAGGTACCATTTGACACTATTCACATTTCCGAAACATCGACGGACAAGGTTCCGAATACTCCTGCTACTGCTGCTAGTGCAGGATCCGATCTGAATGGAATGGCTGTCCTGAACGCATGCAAAGCAATCAACCAACGTCTGGCCCCTTACAAGAAACAATATCCTGATAAAGACTGGAAATTCTGGGTAAACAAGGCCTATTTTGATCGTGTTTCATTATCTGCCACTGGATTCTACGCGACTCCAGATATTGGTTATGACTTCGATACCAACTCCGGCAATCCCTTCAACTACTTCACGTTCGGTGCTGCATGTTCAGAAGTGGAAATTGATTGCCTGACGGGTGATCATCAGGTAATTCGAACGGATATCGTAATGGACCTTGGATCAAGCATTAACCCAGCTATCGATATCGGACAAATCGAAGGAGGTTTCATGCAAGGTTATGGATTGTTCACGCTGGAAGAAATGGTATATTCGCCAACGGGAACGACCTTTTCTCGAGGTCCTGGGGTTTATAAGATACCCGGATTTGCCgatattcctggagaattcaaCGTTTCTCTGCTAACTGGTGCGCCTAACCCAAGGGCAGTGTACTCATCGAAGGCCGTAGGCGAACCTCCACTATTTCTGGCATCATCAACGTTCTTCGCCATACGTAACGCGATCAGTGCTGCCCGTCGAGAGGAAAAGTTGAACGATGACTTCAATATGGTTTCACCGGCCACTTCCTCGCGGATCCGAATGGCGTGTCAGGATAAATTTACGAAAAAG ttCGTCGAAGCCACACCCGGTTCCTTCACACCATGGAATGTGATGCCCTGA